Below is a window of Terriglobales bacterium DNA.
GCTCCGCGATGGCCTGCCCGAGCGGGTCAGCGGAGTCAAAGGCCAGAGTGAGCGGCAGGGCGGCGGGAAGCTCGGCGCGGAGCTGCCGCGCGCGCGCCAGGTCGGGTGCCGCGGGGAAGAGAAAGGCGTATCCGCTCATCCACTGCGGCAGCAGGGAAGCGGCGGGCTCGCCCTGGCGCTGCAGCAGGACAGTGGCGATGGCGGCGCGGTCCAGGGAGCGCGCCAGCGCCTCGCGCCGGCGCGCGTCGTCGGCGGCTGGGGCCCCGGGGGTGAAGACGAGCGCCACCAGGTCCACCGGTTGCGACTGCGCCACGCGCAGGCCGGCTTGCGCGCTGCGCCGTACCTGGTCGGGCGCGACCTCGACCACGTCGGCACGGCCGGTCTGCAAGTCGATCTGCTGGTCACGCAGCGAGCGCCCCATCTGCACCTCGACCCCGTCGAGGTAAGGCCGCCCGCCCCAGTAGTCTTCGCTGGCGGTGAGCGCCGCGCGCTGCCCTGGCTGCCACTGCGCGAGGCGGAAGGGTCCGGAGCCGATGAGGCGGTCGCCGTCGCGCTTCACGATGGAGTAGCGGGTGGTGGCCAGGTCGGCGAGCAGGCCGGGCAGGGGCGAGTCGGACTCGACGATCACCGTGTCCGCCGTGGCCCGCACGCGCCAGGCGAAGTTGGCGGCGGCGAGCGCTTCGGCCACGATCTGCGGCGTCAGCGGTGAGCCGTCGTGTAGCTTCACTCCCGGACGTAGTTGGAACTCCCAGCGCTTGTACCCGGCG
It encodes the following:
- a CDS encoding ABC transporter substrate-binding protein; the encoded protein is MRRIVSPLLAASSLLLCLGAAGATRPHYGGRLRVEMQAAPNSLDPTAPERYAPYAVARARIAELTFDRLVRLDANAQPQPQLATAWQHDAGYKRWEFQLRPGVKLHDGSPLTPQIVAEALAAANFAWRVRATADTVIVESDSPLPGLLADLATTRYSIVKRDGDRLIGSGPFRLAQWQPGQRAALTASEDYWGGRPYLDGVEVQMGRSLRDQQIDLQTGRADVVEVAPDQVRRSAQAGLRVAQSQPVDLVALVFTPGAPAADDARRREALARSLDRAAIATVLLQRQGEPAASLLPQWMSGYAFLFPAAPDLARARQLRAELPAALPLTLAFDSADPLGQAIAERIALDAREAGLTVRAFGEMMSARPGNADVRLVRVRLGSPDPGAALAEAAAALDLAPPARGAGLADPQQLYESERALLEDFRVVPLFHLPEACALSPRVHDWKEEPAGDWRLEDVWVEGAP